In the Acidobacteriota bacterium genome, CCCCATCCCGGGGTGGATCAGGTCGTCGCCCATCGTCTCGACGTAGTCCAGCGCGCCGTGGTCTTTCCACACCTTCGACGCCTTCCTGGCAATGGTGCGATAGTCGGCCAGGCGCTTCTTCGGGATTACGAGCAGAAATCCATCAACGTACTTGGGCATGTGAACTCTCCTTCTCTTAGTACGCCTTGGCGAACCAGGCGCTGACCTTGCCGGGCTGGCCGCACTTGATGCACGGCTGGCCGGGCGCCTGGTCGTAACCGACCGGGATGTTGCGAATGGTCGCCTGCGTCTCGGCCTTGATGTCGGCCTCGCACTTGGCGTCTTCACACCACGGCGCGATCACGAACCCCGGACGGCCTGCCATCGACGCCTTGAAGGCCTCGTAGCTGTCGGCCGTCGTGGTGTGCTCCTCGCGGAACGCGCGGGCGCGGGCGAGCAGGCTCGCCTGGATCTCGGCCAGCAGCGCCTTGATTGCATCGGTCAGGCCGTCCATGGGAATCGACGCCTTGGCGCGCGTGTCGCGGCGAGCCGCGAAGACCGCGGACTTCTCGATGTCCTTGGGGCCAATCTCGAGGCGCAGCGGCACGCCGCGCATCTCGTACTCGGCGAACTTCCAGCCGGGCGTCTGGCTTTCGTCGGCGTCGAGCTTCACGCGAATGCCGGCCGCCTTCAGTTCGGCGGCAATCTCCTCGCACTTCGGCAGGACGGTTTCCTTCCAGGTGCCGCGGGGAATCGGCACGATCACGACCTGGAAAGGCGCAATCGCCGGCGGCAGGATCAACCCGCTGTCGTCGCCGTGCGTCATGATCACCCCGCCGATCAGCCGCGTGGACACTCCCCACGACGTGGTCCACGCGTGCTGCAGCGCCTTGTCGCGGCCCTGGAACTGGATGTCGAAGGCCTTCGCGAAGTTCTGGCCGAGGTTGTGCGAGGTGCCAGCCTGCAGCGCGCGGCCATCCCCCATCAACGCTTCGATCGAGTAGGTTTTCGAGGCGCCGGCGAACTTCTCGCTGTCGCTCTTCTGCCCGTCCACGACCGGCATCGCCAGCACGTTCTCGGCGAATTCCTTGTAGATGCCGAGAATCATCATCGTCTCGGCCTGCGCCTCGTCCGCCGTCTCATGGGCCGTGTGGCCCTCTTGCCAGAGGAACTCGGTCGTGCGCAGGAACGGCCGCGTGACCTTCTCCCAGCGAACGACGTTGGCCCACTGGTTGATCAGGACGGGCAGGTCGCGCCACGACTGGATCCACTTCTGGTACATCACGCCGAAGATGGTCTCGGACGTCGGCCGGATGACGAGCTTTTCCTCGAGCTCCTCGCCGCCACCGTGCGTGACGTAAGCCACCTGCGGCGCGAAGCCCTCGACGTGCTGCGCTTCCTTCACGAGCAGGCTCTCGGGAATCAGCAGCGGAAAGTACGCGTTGACGTGCCCGGTCGCCTTGAAGCGCTGGTCGAGCTGCTGCTGGATCAGCTCCCAGATCGCGTAGCCGTACGGGCGAATGACCATGAAGCCCTTGACCGGCGAGTAGTCGGCCAGTTCGGCCTTGCGGACGACATCGAGATACCACTTCGAGAAGTCGACCGACTGCTTGGTGATTTCCGTAACAAACGCTTCGTCCTGATTGGGTTTCGCGGCCATGGCCTACATCTATGTAGTGTCCGGCTTTAGCCGGACCACTGGGTTCTTGTCGACGATATGAACCTTAAAGTTTACGTCATCTCGGGCCGGGAAGTCGGTCCGCGCGTGCCCGCCCCGCGTTTCCTCGCGGCGCAGTGCCGCGTGCGCCATCAGGCGGCCGACCGTGACGATCGAGGCCACCCGCCAGTCGGCGTCGGCCAGCCCGCCGGCCTCGAGCCCGGGGACCACGGCGGCGTACCACGCGTCGAGTTTGTGAATGGCAGCCTCGAGCGACGACCGTTCGCGCATGAGCCCCACCGCAGTCCACATCAATTCGCGCACTGAGCCCTCGTTTGGGGGGCGCACCTTAGGCACCTTAGGCACCATAGGCACCATAGGCACCCTGACCGCCTCGGCAAGCTGTCCAGGCTCAGGCGGAAGCAACATCGCCTGAGCCGCCCTGGCTCCAAACACCAAACCTTCGAGCAACGAATTGCTCGCCAGGCGGTTGGCGCCATGGACGCCGGTGCAGGCGACCTCGCCGGCCGCCAGCAGTCCTGGAATCGTGGTCCGGCCCCACAGGTCGGTCTCGACGCCACCCATCACGTAGTGCGCCGCGGGGCCAACCGGCACGTGATCGGTGGCCAGGTCGAAACCGGCCTCCCGGCAAGCCCTGGCGATCGTCGGGAACCGGTCTCGCACCCACGCCGGGTCGAGATGCTGCAACGACAGATAAACCGGCCTGCCGGTGCGTTGCTGCTCGCGCACGATCGCGCGCGACACCAGGTCGCGCGACGCCAGGTCGCCGGCCGGTTCGTAGCGCGTCATGAACCGCTCGCCGGCGTCGTTGACCAGGAACGCGCCTTCCCCGCGCATGGCCTCCGACAGCAGGAACCGGGGCGCCCCCAGGGCGCTGAGCGCGGTGGGGTGGAACTGCACGAACTCCATGTCGGCGACCCGGGCGCCGCACTGCCAGGCCAGGGTCACTCCGTCGCCCGTCGCGATCGACGGGTTCGTGGTCTCCCGGAACACCTGGCCGGCTCCGCCGGTGGCGACGAGCACGGCGGTAGCTTCCACCACGTGAGTGCCGCGGTCGTTTTCATACGCGGCGCCAACGCAGCGGCCGCCCCGTACCAACAACCGGCTGACGCGGGCGTGCCGTTCGACGCGCACCCGCGCGTGCTCGGCCACCTGGTGCCAGAGCGCGCGGCCAATCTCCCGGCCGGTCGCATCGGCGGCGTGCATCACCCGGTGCAGCCCATGGGCGCCTTCGCGGCCAAACGACAGTTCGCCCGAGGGCTCGCGGTCGAAGCGCGCGCCGTTCGCAATCAGTTCGCGGGTATAACGCACGCCGTCTTCCACCAGCACGCGTACCGCCGGCTCGATGCATAGCCCATCACCGGCCGCGATCGTGTCGGCCGCATGCAGCG is a window encoding:
- the proS gene encoding proline--tRNA ligase, which gives rise to MAAKPNQDEAFVTEITKQSVDFSKWYLDVVRKAELADYSPVKGFMVIRPYGYAIWELIQQQLDQRFKATGHVNAYFPLLIPESLLVKEAQHVEGFAPQVAYVTHGGGEELEEKLVIRPTSETIFGVMYQKWIQSWRDLPVLINQWANVVRWEKVTRPFLRTTEFLWQEGHTAHETADEAQAETMMILGIYKEFAENVLAMPVVDGQKSDSEKFAGASKTYSIEALMGDGRALQAGTSHNLGQNFAKAFDIQFQGRDKALQHAWTTSWGVSTRLIGGVIMTHGDDSGLILPPAIAPFQVVIVPIPRGTWKETVLPKCEEIAAELKAAGIRVKLDADESQTPGWKFAEYEMRGVPLRLEIGPKDIEKSAVFAARRDTRAKASIPMDGLTDAIKALLAEIQASLLARARAFREEHTTTADSYEAFKASMAGRPGFVIAPWCEDAKCEADIKAETQATIRNIPVGYDQAPGQPCIKCGQPGKVSAWFAKAY
- the nadB gene encoding L-aspartate oxidase codes for the protein MQRRTDFLVIGSGIAGLRAAADLAMAGDVLILTKADPAESNTGYAQGGIAAALGPGDSPSLHAADTIAAGDGLCIEPAVRVLVEDGVRYTRELIANGARFDREPSGELSFGREGAHGLHRVMHAADATGREIGRALWHQVAEHARVRVERHARVSRLLVRGGRCVGAAYENDRGTHVVEATAVLVATGGAGQVFRETTNPSIATGDGVTLAWQCGARVADMEFVQFHPTALSALGAPRFLLSEAMRGEGAFLVNDAGERFMTRYEPAGDLASRDLVSRAIVREQQRTGRPVYLSLQHLDPAWVRDRFPTIARACREAGFDLATDHVPVGPAAHYVMGGVETDLWGRTTIPGLLAAGEVACTGVHGANRLASNSLLEGLVFGARAAQAMLLPPEPGQLAEAVRVPMVPMVPKVPKVRPPNEGSVRELMWTAVGLMRERSSLEAAIHKLDAWYAAVVPGLEAGGLADADWRVASIVTVGRLMAHAALRREETRGGHARTDFPARDDVNFKVHIVDKNPVVRLKPDTT